AAGCGATTGAACTATAGCAACCCGGATGTAGTGGCCTACGTCGAGGCCGTTCGGGAGAAATACACGATGCGCAAACGTGCATCGACAGGTGTGCGAAGGAGGAAGGAGTAATGAGACATTACGAGGTGTTCCTGGCGGTGATGTTGCTTTCACTGCCGGTGCTTGCAGCGGATCACGCTGTACCTGCGAGGGTCGCCACGCTCACGATTGATCCGAGGGAGGTGACGATCCTCAATCTGCGCCCGGAGTTCGAGTCGTCGATCCGGATGCCCGAGGAGGTCACTTCCGTGATCCTGGGCAGTCCGGGCGCATTCAAGGCCGAGCACAACGAGGGCGAGCCGCAGTACGTCTACGTCAAACCCATCACCAAGGAACCGGCGCAATCGAATCTACTAATCGCAACCAAGTCCGGCCAACATGTGACGATTGAGTTGATCAGCGCGGGCGCGAGCGCCGCAAGCGACACGCCCCCGGTTGACTTCCTGATCGAGTACCGTACGACGCGCAGTTTTCTGGTTGCTGGCGATACGCCTGGACCGATAGCGCAGAAGACCACGGACAAAGGCCGGGAGCGGAAGATGAGTTCGCGTCCGGCCGGACTGACAACCAATTCCAGCAATGCGCCCAGATCGGCTCTCGACGAGGTGTTCGCGCAACAGGCGCAGATCAATGCTCCTGAGTGGACGAAGTGGGAGGGCCGCCAAATCGAAACATCGGTTGGCGGTGTCCGGCAGTGGAAGAACGAGACGGTGGTCGCTTACTCGATCTTTAACAACTCGGACGCCTCGGTCGAGATTGTGCCGCCACAGATCCAGATTGACGGGCGCAAACCGGACAAAAAGAAATCGAAGAAGAGTAAGGGTATTCTCTCCGATCAGATGGAGATACGCGATTACAAGCTCAGCACGACGCGGCTCGAACCGGGGGCGCGCGCCGACGGCGTGGTCGTCTCCTCTCCGCAACTTCCGTCAAAGTCGGCAAGGGATTTCGGTTGGCGATGCCAACGGGGGCGTACTACACATGGAACGGGCTGGTGCTGGAAGGAACGCCGATGGAACCAGACGAACTGTTCGAGTTCAATTGGCGCGAACGACGGGAGAAGGTGGACGGCCAACTTGAACACGTCGTCAAATGGATTCGGGGTCATCACGCAGCACGTGTCAGTTGAACGGCCTGTTGATACCCCTTGTAGGGCTCATTTCCAGGTTTGGCCGTCCTTCGACAGCAACACGAGGCGGGGAGAGCTTCGCCCATCAATCGGATGCTAGAGTGCTCAGCGGGCGCGAGCGAGATTATGCAACAATCGAAAATCCCTCCCGGCTACATCGGCGTTTGCGGGGACTAATCCGGTCAAAGAGCCTAACCTTCGCTCAGTCAGCCATTTGGAGCCCACGGGCGCCGAGGCCGGACGCCCCGCAATCGCCGCATGGAAAGTGGCGACTGTAATCTAGTCTCCATGAACCGTCGCGACCTGCTGAAGGCAACGCCCCTGCTCCTGTCCGCTAAAGCTCGGATTTCCTTCTGCACGCCCGCAACCCCGACTAGCTACTCCCATAGACTACGGGGTCTATCGCAGTACATCGGAGACGTCATGGCTCGGTTCCACGTTCCCGGCGCTGCGGTCGCTATCGTGCTCGGCGACGACACGCTGTTCTGCCAAGGATTTGGCGTACGCGATGTGACAACGAGAGCACCAGTCGAGGAAAACACGCTGTTTTCACTTGCCTCGAATACCAAGCCATTTACTGGAACCTGTTTCGCCATGCTGGAGAGTGAAGGACGGCTGAAGGCGCAGGATCGTGTGGTCGACTACTTGCCGTTTTTCGGACTCAGCAGCCTGGAGGCCACCCAGGAGATGAAGATCGGCGATCTGCTATCGCACAAGAGCGGCTTGCCGGCACACGCAGGGGACCTTCTGTTCTTCCCGCCAACCACTTACACGCTCGCAGAGGTCGTCGATCGGATTCGCGCATTGCCGGAAGTCGCACCGTTCGGAAGTAAATTCGCCTATGAAAATGTACTTTACGCTGCTGGAGCGCTGTTGATTAAGAAGGTATCCGGACAACCGTACACCGACTTTGTGTCCGAGAGGATCTTCGCCCCTCTGGGCATGACGTCATCTCGCGTGAATGCCGAAGGATTGAATGCCAGCGGAAATGTCGCAACGGGGTACCGGGAACTCGACAGCATGCTGAGACCGGTACCACCGCTTATTTGGAACAACAACCCCGGAGCCGGAGGAATCTATTCCAGCGCCACAGACATGCTGTCGTGGATGCGCCTGCATCTGAATGGGGG
Above is a genomic segment from Terriglobia bacterium containing:
- a CDS encoding serine hydrolase, which encodes MNRRDLLKATPLLLSAKARISFCTPATPTSYSHRLRGLSQYIGDVMARFHVPGAAVAIVLGDDTLFCQGFGVRDVTTRAPVEENTLFSLASNTKPFTGTCFAMLESEGRLKAQDRVVDYLPFFGLSSLEATQEMKIGDLLSHKSGLPAHAGDLLFFPPTTYTLAEVVDRIRALPEVAPFGSKFAYENVLYAAGALLIKKVSGQPYTDFVSERIFAPLGMTSSRVNAEGLNASGNVATGYRELDSMLRPVPPLIWNNNPGAGGIYSSATDMLSWMRLHLNGGLCHTPSGTVRRLYTKVAQERMWRPQVQIPLDSSATPADKLQYGQLSYGSGWFLSNYRGERLVWHTGEFPGFTSKMTLVPSRKFGVAVLTNQEQDEAFEAITNYVLDRFLGMSDIDWLTLFTESAESDRQQTQAKLAALLATRTFGQDRVVDHKRYEGTFEDPWYGDVLFRSSEHRLLVQFEKTPSLHGELHPWCENTFKVRWDDRLLQGDALIEFHLDSSGTAKSAGMKRLSPFEAPAFDFRDLRLVRKEASGIAAKTFR